The following coding sequences lie in one Arachis hypogaea cultivar Tifrunner chromosome 4, arahy.Tifrunner.gnm2.J5K5, whole genome shotgun sequence genomic window:
- the LOC112795260 gene encoding S-protein homolog 4-like, protein MALIFARTHYAMGGYYNYVAIIRQHLFNNSNYTFLKIENALESNDDLKVHFKSKDTDIGENYLKPHESFESHFRPNVWGCTLFYCWYSWKGGCYWFEIYSDTRDNARHCVEVCAWQIKKKGPCLYIPKDKKSRCYDWNAKPGPL, encoded by the coding sequence ATGGCTCTCATTTTTGCTAGAACTCATTATGCTATGGGTGGTTACTATAATTATGTTGCCATTATTAGGCAACACTTATTCAATAATTCCAACTACACATTTTTGAAGATAGAAAATGCTTTGGAAAGCAATGATGATCTAAAAGTTCATTTCAAATCAAAAGACACTGATATTGGGGAGAACTATCTGAAGCCTCATGAGTCTTTTGAGTCCCATTTTCGACCTAATGTTTGGGGCTGCACACTTTTCTATTGCTGGTATTCATGGAAAGGTGGTTGCTATTGGTTTGAAATATATAGCGATACAAGGGACAATGCAAGACATTGTGTCGAAGTTTGCGCTTGGCAAATTAAGAAAAAGGGACCATGTTTATATATACCTAAAGATAAGAAGTCTCGTTGTTATGATTGGAATGCAAAACCAGGTCcactttga
- the LOC112795261 gene encoding uncharacterized protein, with protein MPGTVSVLKTSPVRLGDEVDESKVYFHRLFWTFPPYIEAFQHCKPLVSIDGTHLYGKYGGTLLLAIAQDGNSNILPIAFALVEGENAESWSFFLSNLRAHVTPQEGIIVISDRHNGIKATLEVPETGWLPPRAFRAYCIHHVAANFFLTFKGKDARRMLVNAAYAKTEAEFYYWFDIMRTENPTICDWANQMEYDKWTQHEDSGRRFKHMTTNVSECVNSVLKGTRNLPVTSLVKSTYGRHQSEYTVAETTPTRNFSLGSYRVSLKDHTCDCGHFQVLYYPCCHAIACCAYSRLNWASYVHEVYRMSEVFNVYKQGFVPPIPEGLWPPYAGPTIIPDPNMRRAKEGRAKITRIRGSIDQSVENQPKRCGLCRQPGHTRRNCDQRRHAAGGDA; from the exons ATGCCTGGGACAGTTTCTGTGTTGAAGACCTCTCCTGTTCGGCTTGGGGATGAGGTTGATGAGTCCAAGGTGTACTTTCATCGACTTTTCTGGACATTTCCACCCTATATCGAGGCATTTCAGCATTGCAAGCCCCTCGTGAGTATTGACGGTACCCACttgtatggcaagtatggaggGACGCTGCTGCTGGCGATAGCGCAAGATGGGAACTCAAACATCCTCCCGATAGCCTTCGCCCTTGTGGAGGGAGAAAACGCAGAGTCATGGTCATTCTTCTTGTCCAACCTACGAGCGCATGTGACACCACAGGAGGGTATCATTGTTATCTCTGACAGGCATAATGGCATTAAGGCAACACTTGAGGTCCCTGAGACTGGATGGCTACCTCCACGTGCTTTTCGAGCGTACTGTATTCATCATGTGGCTGCGAATTTTTTTCTTACCTTCAAAGGTAAGGATGCAAGGAGGATGTTGGTGAATGCTGCCTATGCAAAAACTGAAGCAGAGTTTTATTACTGGTTTGACATCATGCGGACTGAGAATCCGACAATATGTGACTGGGCCAACCAGATGGAATACGACAAATGGACCCAACATGAGGATAGTGGTAGACGGTTCAAGCACATGACAACCAACGTTAGTGAATGTGTGAACTCCGTGTTAAAGGGAACTCGCAACCTCCCGGTCACATCGTTGGTTAAGTCAACTTACGGGAG GCACCAATCGGAGTACACTGTGGCCGAGACAACACCGACCAGAAACTTCTCGTTGGGTAGCTACAGAGTTTCCCTTAAGGATCACACCTGCGACTGTGGCCACTTTCAAGTACTCTATTATCCTTGTTGCCACGCCATTGCATGTTGCGCCTACTCGCGCCTTAATTGGGCGTCATATGTTCACGAGGTGTATCGTATGAGTGAGGTGTTCAATGTTTACAAGCAGGGTTTTGTTCCGCCTATCCCAGAAGGCCTATGGCCCCCATATGCTGGGCCAACTATCATTCCTGATCCTAACATGAGACGTGCAAAGGAAGGTCGTGCGAAGATAACCAGGATCCGTGGTAGTATAGATCAGTCTGTGGAGAACCAGCCGAAGCGCTGTGGGCTATGCCGTCAGCCTGGGCATACGCGGAGGAACTGTGACCAGCGAAGACATGCTGCTGGAGGGGATGCTTAG